Proteins encoded within one genomic window of Triticum aestivum cultivar Chinese Spring chromosome 2D, IWGSC CS RefSeq v2.1, whole genome shotgun sequence:
- the LOC123048669 gene encoding thioredoxin-like 1-1, chloroplastic — protein MASALCGGGGSVAAPCGDLGAAAALAESLPMGAGYRSKSSFPAGRVALADRPLPRSLQAAAAAGQMNGNLTIGKAMRWWEKVTHPNMREVESAQDLAYSLLNAGDKLVVVDFFSPGCGGCRALHPKIAQFAERNPDVLFLQVNYEKHKSMCYSLHVHVLPFFRFYRGAQGRVSSFSCTNATIKKFKDALAKHSPDRCSLGPARGLEEAELLALAANRDLEFTYNEKPTLVPIAEAIQMEAASIGGPWMPLPAAATQPLTLGSENGSLIPSGR, from the exons ATGGCCAGCGCgctatgcggcggcggcggcagcgtggcGGCGCCGTGCGGGGACTTGGGCGCCGCGGCGGCGCTCGCGGAGTCTTTGCCGATGGGCGCTGGGTACCGCTCCAAGAGCTCCTTCCCCGCCGGGAGGGTGGCGCTGGCGGACAGGCCCCTGCCCCGGAGCCTCCAAGCGGCGGCCGCTGCTGGACAG ATGAACGGGAACCTGACGATTGGCAAGGCCATGAGGTGGTGGGAGAAGGTGACGCACCCCAACATGAGGGAGGTCGAGTCCGCGCAAGACCTCGCCTACTCCCTGctcaacgccggcgacaagctcgtcgTCGTCGACTTCTTCTCCCCCGGCTGCGGTGGCTGCCGCGCTCTCCACCCCAAG ATTGCGCAGTTCGCTGAGCGGAATCCGGACGTGCTGTTCCTGCAAGTCAACTACGAGAAGCACAAGTCCATGTGCTACAGCCTCCATGTCCATGTCCTCCCTTTCTTCAGGTTCTACAGGGGAGCTCAGGGCAGGGTCAGCAGCTTCAGCTGCACCAATGCAACC ATCAAGAAGTTCAAGGACGCCCTCGCAAAGCACTCGCCGGACAGGTGCAGCCTCGGCCCGGCACGGGGGCTCGAGGAGGCGGAGCTCTTGGCTCTGGCTGCAAACAGGGACCTGGAATTCACCTACAACGAGAAGCCGACGCTGGTGCCGATCGCCGAGGCCATCCAAATGGAAGCTGCCTCCATTGGCGGCCCATGGATGCCATTGCCTGCGGCCGCGACGCAGCCTCTCACTCTGGGATCTGAGAATGGCTCGCTGATCCCCTCTGGAAGATAG